From one Triticum aestivum cultivar Chinese Spring chromosome 4B, IWGSC CS RefSeq v2.1, whole genome shotgun sequence genomic stretch:
- the LOC123090108 gene encoding ATP-dependent DNA helicase MER3 homolog → MDSIQWLEILSSLVGTRLNWYFNSLQSECFPVCFLSDVNMVVSAPTGSGKTVLFELCILRLLSRFLTTDWRFSLLKGTLKTIYIAPMKALVQEKMRDWKVKLGSLGINCLEMTGDSEFFNKKAIHDSDLILTTPEKFDSMSRHGVRDGGLGFFSDIALVLIDEVHLLNDPRGAALEAVVSRIKMLSRLGNMKSAPLENVRFIAVSATISNAEDIAEWLLAPPEGIKRFGEEMRPVKLTTKILGYAPAKNDFLFERRLQSFIFDILMQHSRGKSALVFCSTRKGAQEAAQCLSQTAGSLGYSNPFMKSMQQYEHLREASLTCSDKQLQSCIVHGVGFHNGGLCLKDRSLVEGLFLKGDLQILCTTNTLAHGINLPAHTVVIKSTQFFNKEKGSYVEYERSMVLQMCGRAGRPPFDDTGTVVIMTRRETVVIMPRRTKQK, encoded by the exons ATGGATAGTATTCAGTGGCTTGAGATTTTGAGTAGCCTCGTGGGGACGAGGCTAAACTG GTACTTCAACTCCTTGCAGAGCGAGTGCTTCCCTGTGTGCTTCCTCTCGGATGTAAACATGGTTGTCTCTGCGCCTACTGGGAGTGGTAAGACCGTACTGTTTGAGCTTTGCATTCTGAGGCTCCTCTCGAGGTTCCTCACAACGGACTGGAGGTTCAGTCTGCTAAAAGGAACTCTTAAAACA ATCTATATCGCTCCCATGAAGGCGTTGGTGCAGGAGAAGATGCGTGACTGGAAAGTGAAGCTGGGCTCGTTGGGGATAAATTGCTTGGAGATGACTGGTGATAGTGAATTCTTTAACAAGAAGGCCATACATGATTCCGATTTGATCCTGACCACTCCTGAG AAGTTCGATTCTATGAGCCGTCATGGAGTAAGGGATGGAGGATTGGGTTTCTTCAGTGATATTGCTCTGGTCCTTATTGATGAAGTTCATCTTCTCAATGATCCACGTGGAGCTGCCCTGGAAGCAGTGGTCAGTAGAATAAAAATGCTTTCTCGACTTGGCAACATGAAATCTGCTCCATTGGAAAATGTTCGATTCATAGCAGTTtctgcaactatctctaatgctgaGGATATAG CGGAATGGCTCCTAGCACCTCCTGAAGGAATCAAAAG ATTTGGAGAAGAGATGCGGCCAGTGAAGTTGACAACCAAAATTCTTG GTTATGCTCCAGCGAAAAATGACTTCCTGTTCGAGAGG AGGCTACAAAGTTTCATATTCG ATATACTGATGCAACACTCAAGAGGGAAGTCTGCACTTGTTTTCTGTTCTACAAGAAAAGGTGCACAAGAAGCAGCACAGTGCCTCTCACAAACTGCGGGGTCTCTTGGCTATTCAAATCCATTCATGAAATCTATGCAGCAGTATGAACATCTACGAGAGGCTTCCTTAACCTGTAGTGACAAGCAGCTGCAGTCTTGTATCGTACATGGAG TTGGTTTCCATAATGGTGGTCTTTGCTTAAAGGATAGGAGTCTTGTTGAGGGTCTTTTCCTGAAGGGTGATCTTCAAATTCTATGCACGACAAATACTTTGGCACATGGCATCAACTTACCTGCACATACAGTAGTGATAAAGTCGACACAATTTTT CAACAAAGAGAAGGGCTCGTATGTAGAATATGAGAGATCCATGGTGCTTCAG ATGTGTGGTAGGGCTGGCCGTCCACCAT